Genomic segment of Mycobacterium botniense:
CTGCGTTACCTGCGGCCGGATACCGCGCGACAACTGGCCGCGTTCCCGGGACCGCAGTTGTTGCTGAACTACCTTGGTCGCATCGACCTCGGCGGCAGTGGCGGTGGGTTGCGGCTGGACCGCGAACTGCTCGGTGGGATGCCTGCGATCCCGGAGCCCGACGCCGCAGTACGCCACGAGTTAACCGTGTTCGCGGCCGTGCTGGGCGGCAACGATCAGCCGGTGCTGGTGACGCAGTGGCGGGCGCTGCCCGACATTCTCACTGACGCGGACGTCACTGCGCTACAAGAAATGTGGAGCGACGCGTTACAGGGGATGGTGACATGACGACACTGGCGGTGCTGGGCGCCGGGGCCAAAGCGGTCGCTGTTGCGGCCAAGGCATCGGTGTTACGCGACATGGGGATCGACACCCCCGACATCATCGCCGTCGAACGGATCGGGGTGGGCGCCAATTGGCAGGCCAGTGGCGGCTGGACCGACGGGGTCCACCGGCTGGGCACCAGCCCGGAAAAAGATGTCGGTTTCCCCTACCGGTCATCGCTGGTGCCGCGGCGCAACGCCGAACTCGACGAACGGATGACCCGATACAGCTGGCAGTCGTTTTTGATCGCCACCGCGTCGTTCGCCGAATGGATCGACCGCGGCAGACCGGCGCCCACCCATGGTCGATGGGGACAGTACCTGCGTTGGGTGGCCGATCAGGTCGGCCTGAACATCGTCCAGGGCGAAGTGGACGAGCTCGCAGTCGCCGGGGACCGCTGGGCGGTGCACACCCACGACACCACGGTGTATGCCGAGGCCCTGATGATCACTGGGCCCGGACAGGCGGAGCGATCGTTGTTGCCCGGCAATCCGCGAGTCCTTTCGATCGCGCAGTTCTGGGACCGTGCTGCCGCGCACGACCGCATCACCGCCGAACGGGTGGCAGTGATCGGCGGCGGCGAGACCGCTGCGTCGATTCTCGATGAACTGTTCCACCACCGGGTTTCGACTATTACGGTCATCACCCCGCAGGTGACGTTGTTCACCCGCGGCGAGAGTTTCTTCGAGAACTCGCTGTTCTCCGACCCCACCGACTGGGCAGCGCTGACGCTGGAAGAACGTCGTGACGCGATCGCCCGCACCGACCGCGGGGTGTTCTCGGCGAGCGTGCAGGAGGCGCTGCTGGCCGACGACCGGATCCATCACCTGCGCGGGCGGGTCGCACACGCGGTCCCGCGCGACGGGCAGATCAGGCTCACGCTCAGCAGTAACCGGGGCAGCGAAAACCTGGAAACTGTGCACGGTTTTGACCTGGTGATCGACGCCTCGGGCGCCGACCCGATGTGGTTCACCTCGCTGTTCAGCCAGGACGCGCTGGACCTGCTGGAGTTGGGCCTGGGTGGGCCACTGACCGCGGACAGTGTGCAGGAAGCGATCGGCTACGACTTATCCGTCATCGATGTCACGCCGAAGCTGTTCCTGCCGAACCTGGCCGGGCTCAACCAGGGGCCCGGATTTCCCAACCTGAGCTGCCTGGGGCTGCTATCCGATCGGGTGCTGGGGGCTGAACTGCGCGCGAGTACCCCTGCGGATAAACCCGCGATCAGCAGAAACGATGAACAGCAACCCCTGCGATGACGACCGGCGCACCGGGTTTTGCGCTAGTCAATCCACAAAGCAACACGGCCTGTGGCCGCTTCCCGTCGAGGCAACGCCGGGCGGCGGGTGGTATTCGGCGAAGCCAGCGGCGCAGTCCGGCAGCGACATATCGCGCACAAAGCGATCCACCGGCGAGCCCGGGAGCCGGCACGAAGGCGATTACGGCAGGCTAACGGTGGTCGGGTTGTTGTAATACAATCGCTCGAGCCCGCGACACCTACCGGCGTAAACCTGATTTAGCCTGCACCGATACCGACGTTGTCGTCTGATCGAAGGGACAC
This window contains:
- the mbtG gene encoding NADPH-dependent L-lysine N(6)-monooxygenase MbtG, which encodes MTTLAVLGAGAKAVAVAAKASVLRDMGIDTPDIIAVERIGVGANWQASGGWTDGVHRLGTSPEKDVGFPYRSSLVPRRNAELDERMTRYSWQSFLIATASFAEWIDRGRPAPTHGRWGQYLRWVADQVGLNIVQGEVDELAVAGDRWAVHTHDTTVYAEALMITGPGQAERSLLPGNPRVLSIAQFWDRAAAHDRITAERVAVIGGGETAASILDELFHHRVSTITVITPQVTLFTRGESFFENSLFSDPTDWAALTLEERRDAIARTDRGVFSASVQEALLADDRIHHLRGRVAHAVPRDGQIRLTLSSNRGSENLETVHGFDLVIDASGADPMWFTSLFSQDALDLLELGLGGPLTADSVQEAIGYDLSVIDVTPKLFLPNLAGLNQGPGFPNLSCLGLLSDRVLGAELRASTPADKPAISRNDEQQPLR